A single Metarhizium brunneum chromosome 5, complete sequence DNA region contains:
- the GDT1 gene encoding GCR1-dependent translation factor 1 — protein sequence MKFQTGHSPLLLLLLPSLAVGISPRAVAAAKDDNSKSISSSSRNADDATNVEAAAADRPFISTRDGPVEDGKPHLGPFVETDGVAVDADGKQLPLLKGRPNDPTRVGDQKIPETNSGVMFDKNRDRPEKGISTGTEGGVTEKSKARKEKEGKTGEKVLTQPESPKEKPPLPHSEERKLHGGKDEDTDKSKLHKQDGSKDYTGLDKPDDLPDTPNKSKSSSTTTKDPLEPPPPKTKDTSQSKSQVPVEQKDDSIIQPFHSWMLSFTMILVSEIGDKTFLVAALMAMKHDRMVVFSAAFGALLVMTVLSAVLGHAVPTLIPKRLTSFMAAALFFVFGAKLLNEGMKMDPNEGVSAEMHEVEQELAEKEKEMGNGHNGVSAYNLEMGLGGRNSRSKSRFPSPPRSPSQSPSRSPSRRSGSMGGFMQGVGNLCSLLLSPAWVQTFAMTFLGEWGDRSQIATIAMAAGQDYWWVTLGATCGHAICTGVAVIGGRAIAGRVSLKIVTVGGAVAFLIFGFIYFLEALYA from the exons ATGAAGTTCCAGACCGGCCATTCACCCCTGCTGCTCCTACTGCTGCCTTCGCTGGCCGTCGGCATCTCGCctcgcgccgtcgccgcagccaaggacgacaacTCCAAATCcatctcctcttcttctcgtaATGCCGACGATGCTACGAATGTCGAAGCAGCCGCTGCAGACCGACCTTTCATATCCACTAGAGATGGCCCCGTTGAGGATGGGAAGCCTCATCTCGGCCCCTTTGTCGAGACTGACGGTGTGGCTGTCGATGCGGATGGCAAGCAACTACCGCTATTAAAGGGCCGACCCAACGACCCAACCCGGGTTGGGGACCAGAAGATCCCCGAGACGAATTCTGGTGTCATGTTCGATAAGAATCGTGATCGACCTGAAAAGGGAATTTCTACGGGCACCGAAGGCGGCGTCACCGAGAAGTCAAAGGCACGGAAGGAAAAGGAGGGAAAGACCGGCGAGAAGGTCCTCACGCAACCAGAATCTCCCAAAGAGAAGCCACCACTGCCACATAGCGAGGAACGGAAATTgcatggcggcaaggacgaaGACACTGACAAGTCGAAACTGCACAAGCAGGACGGCAGCAAAGACTATACAGGTCTCGAT AAACCCGATGATCTCCCCGATACACCAAACAAATCCAAATCATCGTCGACGACAACAAAAGATCCGCTCGAGCCCCCACCACCGAAAACCAAGGACACATCCCAGTCCAAATCCCAAGTCCCCGTCGAACAAAAGGATGACAGCATTATCCAGCCATTCCATTCATGGATGCTATCCTTTACCATGATTCTTGTCTCTGAAATTGGTGACAAGACTTTTCTTGTGGCTGCACTGATGGCCATGAAGCATGATAGAATGGTGGTGttttctgccgcttttggTGCCTTGCTTGTCATGACTGTCTTGTCTGCTGTTCTGGGACATGCTGTTCCTACTCTGATTCCTAAGCGCCTCACAAGCTTCATGGCAGCGGCCCTGTTCTTTGTCTTTGGTGCTAAACTCCTCAATGAGGGTATGAAGATGGACCCCAATGAAGGCGTTTCAGCTGAGATGCACGAGGTAGAACAGGAGCTAgcagagaaggaaaaggagatGGGCAATGGGCATAACGGTGTTTCCGCTTACAACCTAGAAATGGGACTTGGTGGCAGGAATTCTCGGTCTAAGAGCCGTTTCCCCTCGCCGCCTCGATCGCCATCACAATCCCCGTCACGCAGCCCTTCCCGACGCTCCGGATCCATGGGCGGTTTCATGCAGGGAGTTGGTAACCTCTGCTCTCTGCTCTTGAGCCCGGCCTGGGTCCAGACCTTTGCCATGACGTTTTTGGGCGAATGGGGTGATCGCAGCCAAATCGCAACtattgccatggctgctggccaggaCTACTGGTGGGTGACTCTCGGTGCAACGTGCGGACATGCCATTTGCACCGGTGTGGCTGTTATTGGAGGACGGGCCATCGCCGGAAGAGTCAGTCTGAAAATCG TCACCGTCGGCGGGGCCGTTGCCTTCCTGATCTTTGGCTTCATTTACTTCCTCGAGGCTCTATACGCATAG